Sequence from the Microplitis demolitor isolate Queensland-Clemson2020A chromosome 2, iyMicDemo2.1a, whole genome shotgun sequence genome:
tataaatgaagttagtcattaatatttattttatcgtttaAGTTTACAATCActcgagttaaaaaaaaaaacatattaatataaatatatcacttTTTTAGTGACGACGCAGTCACTCAGCACACAAATACAAtttcgtttttaaaatttgaataacaaaACTCAAgtacgaaaaattaaaaacggtAAGTATTCAAATCTCAagtgtttttatttcttaaaaataattacttacttatttatgaaatttgaacTTATCAACTAACAAGTATGGAATGAATTACATTAATAAggtatgtaaatttttttaacattataattaaaataatatagagaataaattttttaatttaataacttatagTTACTGTACTAGAccaatgtttaataaaaaaaattaattgcaagttaaatcttaaattagttgattagtgaaaaaaagtaatttttgattaatctaattgatcaaataaaatatttgattgcATTCTGTACACGATAACGTTTCTTTAAACTTATTCGTATGTTGAGacaacatttaaatatatgatacataaaaattttttaatttttatatgctAATTCTAATTTATCTCGTTATTAACAACGAATTGTTTGAAGAAAacgtcaattatttttttaaaattatcttaaatctatcgggtaatttataaactttttttttttaagtgttttAATTACTCGGAGTCTGAGTCTGCGTACGAAGCGACTTTACGAGTCCGTCCGCTGGTTTTTCTCGGCGATGGTGATTCGTCTACTGaactatcaattttttttgctttcttCTTTgtctgaaagaaaaaaaaaattaataaattaattataaaaaaattaatttcaataattaaattgaaaaaaaaaaaagttatcttacGGGAGCTTTATCAGAGAACATTTCATCGGAATCAGAATCTGAAGTCTGGAATTTCTTGACTGTTCTCTTTACCCCTTTGCCGTTTGCATTTTCGTTCTTCTTTTTAGCCGGAGCGCGAGATTTCTTCGCCGGAGGTTCCGGTTTCGCGGGTGAGCTATCTGATGAAATGGAAACGTTAGCCGATGATTTAGCTGGTGTATTATTTCCAATAAGCGAATCAAAGAGTTCATCAGAACTGGGCTTAGGTTCCGGTTTCgatgaagatttaaaattgtcaTCAGAGTCGTCGCTATTTAAAGCCGGATGTGATGATGTGGCCTTgggtatttttttatctggcTGGAATTCCATCTCCGAGTCACTGTTCTCAGTGGTCGTTACTTTCGCCTGCGGTTGTTTGGAAGCAGGAGCTGGTTTCTTCTTCTTTGTCTCGTCATCTGAAGACAAAAGCACCTCGTCGCTCTCAGAATCCTCGCTGTCCAAATTGTACTTCTTCTTGGCAGCAGCAGCTCTTCTGGGTGTCCTGGGCTGCGCCGGCTGTGAGGGAGAGACAGATTCGAAATCAACATCAGACATGTCTTCATCAGAGCCACTGCTACCCTTGGACTTTCTCTTCTTCTCTTTCTTGACCGGCTTGAATGGCAAAGTTGTCTGCTTGCCTCCTTTTTTACCCGCACCCTTCTTATCAACTTTATCTAACGTAATCCCAGCACGTTCGTGCAGAGGTTTTGCATTTTCTTCAATCATCGCGTCTATTTCATCAGCGTCATCGTTTACTTTAGCCTCTTTCTTAACTCTCGGCTGTTTTTTAATGCCGTCCTTCTTGTCCTTGGACACAGCATCCGCTCTCTCAATGCGTTTCTTCAACTCATTGTCTACCACCGGCTCTATTTTACGTACACTTTCAGACTTGGGAATCTTAGCaggttttttattcaacttggAACTCTTTCCCTCGTCTTTAGCTTCTTTAGCCTCTACTTTGTCCATTTCAGCCATCAGTGCATCGAGATCTTCGCGCCATAAACTCATCGGCGTTTTACCTTCGAGTCTCTGTACTTCAGCCACTTTCTCATCTCGTTGTTTCAGTAACTCATCTTTCTTCTCTTTTGTCAACGACCACATGGTCATACCCAACAAGTAATCAAAGTTTTCCTTCTCAACCGCCGCTACAGTGGCTGCTTCTTCATCATCTTGAGCCTCAGCGATTTCttcctaaaaattatttttaaataaatttcaaaattcaaattataattttttaaatcgtatCTCCAGACTTACTTGAACTTCCtcctttttttaaagaaatacaTTACGACTAATtagataacaataataaatacttaaaaataaatatatgaagtaaaaataataatgaaaatgaaaaccTACCAAAACTTCTTCACGATTTTGCTGCAGCTTCCATGCAATCACCGGGTCGGAGTCGAAATTTTTCCTAACAAGCTCAGCAATCATGTCcttcttctttttattttccacaATCAAATCACCATCGCATTTTTCTAATATAAATCTCGCCTGATTAGTCAATTTAGCAGCCTCAGCCTGCATCATACCCAGCAggtaattttttctcttgtgATAAAATTCAAGTCTCAGTTTATAAAAGTCCCGGAATATCTGCATGACAGTATCATATTTTCTGAGACACTGATTTTCATCGAATGCGCACATGGACGTTATCGGCATCGTCGTCTGCAGCTTGAAAGTTTTATGAAGTCCGTCTTTTTCCAGCTCGACCAACTTGTCTCTATTGATACTAATCACGAAATGCACTTCAGTGTCAGTGTGATATTCCTTGTAGTCGGTTATCAAAGCAGGTGTCTTATCATTGCCATTGAGCATCGGCTCCAGGACCGTCTCCTTGTAAGTCTGCGTCCAGGTGCCGATCGGCAGCTcagtaatttgaattttctcggGTCCGATTACTGAGACTTCACCGGAAATTACGTAACGGAACTCACCGCAGGGATCGACTGTTCCTTTGAAGCCTTTGTAGAACGGCTTCATTGGTTTAGGCTCCCCGCCGTCCATCATTCTGTATAAATTTTCCACAATTTCCCGGGGGTTGTAGTTGGGAATTTTGGTCATCCATCCGGTACCGATTCCGTCCGCTCCATTGACGAGGACCATCGGTATCACGGGCACGTAATACACGGgttctatttttttactatcatcgTACTCGTGCTTCAGAAGAGCGTCATCGTGTTTGTGGAAAATAAATCTCGCTAGTGGACTGAGCATCGTGAAGATATAACGGGGACTGGCAGCATCTTTACCTCCAGTTAAACGGGAACCAAACTGACCACGTGGCTGCagtaaatttaagttatttgACCCGACAAAATTTTGggctaaatttataattgtcgTCTGAAGTGAGACTTCGCCGTGATGGTAAGCCGTCTTCTCGGCGATCGCTCCCGACAACTGAGCAACCTTCACTTCATTTTTGTCGTTCCTCAATAGACATGTGTAAATAACTTTTCTCTGACCAGGTTTGAATCCGTCAATCATACTGGGTATTGACCGCACGTTATCGTAATTACTGAATAAAACGAGCTCGGTGTTGATGAAGTCACTGAAAGAAACGGCTTTGGTGTCTTTTTGATAGAGGAATTTTTCTCCAAGACCGATCTCATTTCTTCTTTTAGTCTCCTCCATAAAATTAGTCAGCCATTCTTTACGTTGATCGACACACTTTTTACTGAATGCCATTATGATGTTTTCGTCATCTTGGTTGCCGTCGTAACGGAACTTAATGAGGTGACGTTTCATGTCACTGAAGTATTCCTTGGCTTCAGCGGATGTTGACGTACCCAAACCCTTGTAGTATTTTGTTTTCCATAAGTGAAAATTCGGGGTTTCTTTCTTCCATTCTTCGAACTCGGGCAGTGAGAAGAAAGAAATTTTCTGTGATCCTTTAGTTACTTTGACAATCGGAGTGATGAATTCCTCGACAAATCCATTGCGTAATAAAGTCGGCCAGTTGTgatgaatgaaattaatcaGCAGGCCTTTGATATGCGAGCCATCGTGATCCTGATCAGTCATGATCATGACTTTGCCGTATCTCAAAGTCTTCATGTCTTCTTTAGTTTCGTATTTCTTCTTGTACTGAAgtcccaaaattttaataatgttatttatCTCAGCGTTTTCCAAAATTTGTTTGTGCGTCGCCTCCCGGACATTGAGCAGTTTACCACGCAGTGGAAATACTCCGTACTTGTCTCTGCCGATAATTCCTAACCCGGATATGACCATAGTTTTGGCAGAGTCTCCTTCAGTTAAAATCAAAGTACAATCAAGTGACCTGACAGTACCAGCATCGTTGGCATCCTCTAGTTTGGGGATTCCCTGTAATTTCCTCTGCTTCGATTTGGGTCCTAGTTTCTGTAACTGGGTATCAGCTTTGAATTTGGCCCAAGTCAGAACAGACTCAACGATACCAATTTTAGTTATTGTCGTAACGAATTTGTCGCTGAGAACACACTTGGATCCAAATGATTTCTGTTGAAGTGTCATGTGTTCTTTCGTTTGTGAATCAAATGTCGGATTATTGATAAGACAATTGATAAATACCCACATGTGGTGTTTTATTTGGAAGGGTTTTATTGTTATCCCtcctttatttttcttcttcagGGTCTCGGTGAGATTTTTTACCAAATTGTCAGTGACGTGATCAACATGACGGCCGCCTTTTGTCGTCGCGATACTGTTGACGAATGACATCTGCTGGAAACCTTTGTCTGAAAGAGTAACGGCGACTTCCCAACGCGGTCCGCAGGCTTCATAGGCAATTTTCAGAGGATTTCCTGCATCATCTTCTTTGCCTTTGATGTACAAGTCGACGTAGTCCTTGAAGTTTTTAACTGGGACCCGGGTACCGTTTAGATAAACTTTTACACCACGTGCTGATGCTGCAACATCGTACGCACGACGTGACATCAACGCGACGATGTCACTGTCCAGTGTTtccattttgaatttttttagatctgGGGAAAATGTGACTTTGGTAAAATCTTCTCCGAAGAAATCTTTGATTCTCGGTTCGCTGGCTTTGCCCATGTTGTTCCCCCAGGTCTGTTTCAGTGAACGCTTGTACTCTTTGGATGCTGTTTCAACGGTAAACCGGTGACTGAAAATATTACAGAGCTTGGCTCCGTATCCGTTTCTACCACCAGttactttttcttcttcatcgTCGTAATTTGATGAGGTCAGAAGGTGACCGAATATCATTGTAGGTACGTACATATTTTCTTCTTTGTGTATTACCACCGGGATACCTTTGCCATTATTCCAAACAGATATTGTGTTGTTATCAGAATCTATGTCTATTTTTATGGTGTCCATTTTGGGATCTCGCTGCTTATTGTCAGCAGCATTGACCAGgatttcatcaaatattttgTACAAACCCGGCACATATCTTATTTCTTTTTGCACcatcatttctttttctttgtcGAATACCCACATGAGCTCACTCACTGGCTCGACAGACCCAATGTACGTGTCCGGACGCAGCAGAATGTGCTCGAGTTGTGACTTCTTCTGGTAAATACCTTCGATGGTCTTCTTCTTAGCGGCATCGCCGCTTCCATTTTCTTTGCTCATCGTGAATTTTCTTGTAgctctgaaaataattttttttaaccactgAAGTTTATGATCAAGATATCAGACATCTGACGATCtcatttgtgtaaaaaaaaattttttatggaatattttttaaaattcttcatatggatttttaaaatatacaaaggAACTGGATCCTGATAAAAAACAATCGAATATTTTACtcagaattaataataaaaataaaaattattcataaaaaatttttttcccgcttttatacaaaaattgaatttaaaaaaataaattttttatttaattaaataaataccgaaaaagaatttgaataacttGGCGTGACAAAATGGtcatcgaatttataaaaagaacgccaattaatttaaccaccacttgaaatattatttgtcatttatatataaatatataaaattaacaaacaacAAATATCAGTAGTTAAATTAAAAGggtataaataaaactgtcGAAATAAAGTCACCGCGTTAATAATAgcagtgataaaataaaattaaactaattgatCGCAAGGTTTTCGCGGCAAAATGTACGTTGGCGTCCTGGCGAGAACTTGagcttgataaaaaatatatgtataattatttattggttcttaaaataaatataatcacaaggtatttattattacctgataaataattgtaattacgtGTAATGATAACTAGACACAACTGCTTATCTCAACAAAAGCAACATCTTCAATTATCagggaataaaataaattgttgatgATCCAAGTTAGCGTTCTGTGTTGAGCAGTTgatttactcttttttttttagctacgGGGCTGTCGGTTGTGAAAAGACAGCCAGCAAGAAGGCGGCAATCACCAACCTTGGCGCTACTTTCAAAcccaaataatttgaat
This genomic interval carries:
- the LOC103572105 gene encoding DNA topoisomerase 2 encodes the protein MSKENGSGDAAKKKTIEGIYQKKSQLEHILLRPDTYIGSVEPVSELMWVFDKEKEMMVQKEIRYVPGLYKIFDEILVNAADNKQRDPKMDTIKIDIDSDNNTISVWNNGKGIPVVIHKEENMYVPTMIFGHLLTSSNYDDEEEKVTGGRNGYGAKLCNIFSHRFTVETASKEYKRSLKQTWGNNMGKASEPRIKDFFGEDFTKVTFSPDLKKFKMETLDSDIVALMSRRAYDVAASARGVKVYLNGTRVPVKNFKDYVDLYIKGKEDDAGNPLKIAYEACGPRWEVAVTLSDKGFQQMSFVNSIATTKGGRHVDHVTDNLVKNLTETLKKKNKGGITIKPFQIKHHMWVFINCLINNPTFDSQTKEHMTLQQKSFGSKCVLSDKFVTTITKIGIVESVLTWAKFKADTQLQKLGPKSKQRKLQGIPKLEDANDAGTVRSLDCTLILTEGDSAKTMVISGLGIIGRDKYGVFPLRGKLLNVREATHKQILENAEINNIIKILGLQYKKKYETKEDMKTLRYGKVMIMTDQDHDGSHIKGLLINFIHHNWPTLLRNGFVEEFITPIVKVTKGSQKISFFSLPEFEEWKKETPNFHLWKTKYYKGLGTSTSAEAKEYFSDMKRHLIKFRYDGNQDDENIIMAFSKKCVDQRKEWLTNFMEETKRRNEIGLGEKFLYQKDTKAVSFSDFINTELVLFSNYDNVRSIPSMIDGFKPGQRKVIYTCLLRNDKNEVKVAQLSGAIAEKTAYHHGEVSLQTTIINLAQNFVGSNNLNLLQPRGQFGSRLTGGKDAASPRYIFTMLSPLARFIFHKHDDALLKHEYDDSKKIEPVYYVPVIPMVLVNGADGIGTGWMTKIPNYNPREIVENLYRMMDGGEPKPMKPFYKGFKGTVDPCGEFRYVISGEVSVIGPEKIQITELPIGTWTQTYKETVLEPMLNGNDKTPALITDYKEYHTDTEVHFVISINRDKLVELEKDGLHKTFKLQTTMPITSMCAFDENQCLRKYDTVMQIFRDFYKLRLEFYHKRKNYLLGMMQAEAAKLTNQARFILEKCDGDLIVENKKKKDMIAELVRKNFDSDPVIAWKLQQNREEVLEEIAEAQDDEEAATVAAVEKENFDYLLGMTMWSLTKEKKDELLKQRDEKVAEVQRLEGKTPMSLWREDLDALMAEMDKVEAKEAKDEGKSSKLNKKPAKIPKSESVRKIEPVVDNELKKRIERADAVSKDKKDGIKKQPRVKKEAKVNDDADEIDAMIEENAKPLHERAGITLDKVDKKGAGKKGGKQTTLPFKPVKKEKKRKSKGSSGSDEDMSDVDFESVSPSQPAQPRTPRRAAAAKKKYNLDSEDSESDEVLLSSDDETKKKKPAPASKQPQAKVTTTENSDSEMEFQPDKKIPKATSSHPALNSDDSDDNFKSSSKPEPKPSSDELFDSLIGNNTPAKSSANVSISSDSSPAKPEPPAKKSRAPAKKKNENANGKGVKRTVKKFQTSDSDSDEMFSDKAPTKKKAKKIDSSVDESPSPRKTSGRTRKVASYADSDSE